From the Leptospira biflexa serovar Patoc strain 'Patoc 1 (Paris)' genome, one window contains:
- a CDS encoding FecR domain-containing protein, with protein sequence MRFADFPYLISTFSPRKETVWNSFWDFCCTHTKAFGQKLPKLQRLFLVNLLLFVFVFGIPAESKKQTFQPNPDDGITIIVEKGQTLSIISKTYLDDPRKWKELLKSNQIDNPNLIIPGMKLWIPKSLGKKPLADLQRFTGTTEVLKISQKQNDWAKGNIGEGLYAKDEVRTLKESEAQFVFQSGSRFEITENSHVIMERGKTDSEPDEVFLRQGRIRSLIPKSKSPNQKMFLLKTESAESVVKGTDFITEVDTAGNTTLSCYEGSVAVSAEKVTVLVNQGFATYVEKGKAPLKPFPVPNPPIPNNQ encoded by the coding sequence ATGAGATTCGCAGATTTCCCCTATCTAATTTCCACATTCAGTCCCAGGAAGGAAACCGTATGGAATTCTTTTTGGGACTTTTGTTGTACGCATACGAAAGCGTTTGGCCAAAAACTGCCAAAACTCCAAAGATTGTTTCTCGTAAACTTACTTTTGTTTGTTTTCGTTTTTGGAATTCCAGCCGAATCTAAAAAACAAACCTTCCAGCCTAACCCAGATGATGGGATCACCATTATTGTGGAAAAAGGACAAACCTTAAGCATTATTTCCAAAACCTATTTGGATGATCCGAGGAAATGGAAGGAACTTCTGAAATCCAACCAAATCGACAATCCCAATCTCATCATCCCAGGCATGAAACTATGGATCCCAAAAAGTTTAGGGAAAAAACCTCTCGCCGACTTACAACGGTTCACCGGCACAACTGAAGTTTTAAAAATTTCTCAAAAACAAAATGATTGGGCCAAAGGAAATATTGGCGAAGGACTGTATGCGAAGGATGAGGTACGAACCTTAAAAGAATCGGAAGCACAATTTGTTTTTCAATCGGGGTCTCGATTTGAAATCACAGAAAATAGCCATGTAATTATGGAACGCGGAAAAACTGATTCGGAACCAGATGAAGTATTTTTACGACAAGGACGCATTCGCTCCCTCATTCCTAAATCAAAATCACCTAACCAAAAAATGTTTTTATTAAAAACAGAATCGGCTGAGTCTGTTGTCAAAGGAACTGATTTTATAACGGAAGTGGATACTGCGGGAAATACAACTTTAAGTTGTTATGAAGGAAGTGTTGCGGTATCGGCAGAAAAAGTAACCGTACTCGTCAACCAAGGCTTTGCCACCTATGTTGAAAAAGGAAAGGCACCTTTAAAACCATTCCCTGTTCCAAACCCTCCCATCCCAAACAACCAATGA
- a CDS encoding peptide chain release factor 3, translated as MSPEIIEKEVNRRKTFAIIAHPDAGKTTLTEKLLLYGGAIQLAGAVKAKKEGKSATSDWMAMEKERGISITSAALQFEYKNHILNLLDTPGHEDFSEDTYRTLMAADTAVMVLDAGKGVEPQTIKLFRVCRDRGIPIITFINKMDRPTKDLYALLDEIEKVLGIKAVPDVWPLGTGFDFKGVYDLRDQQLYLFDRTPGGKQKAGFRMAGPNDTSLDDQFDEEIVKAFREQIDLVENGIGQVDKNSFLLGKETPVYFGSAVNNFGIELFLNKFLELAPGPDHIPLRDGNYLDPVNSPFSAFVFKVQANMNKAHRDRIAFLRICSGVFERGLNVNHNRLDKPVKLSSSFAFFGQDRNTVDLAYPGDIIGLVNPGTYKIGDVLSTGNTPPLRPLPSFAPELFATISCKDTLQLKSFKKGLDQLAEEGILHLFTSRTIGGGVPIIGAMGKLQFEVFQRRLKDEYGADTSIHILPYGISRWVKKEDRSKIPSNANLVEDLFGNMALLFDTEWDMNYFHKNNEGIELLDNPPLEE; from the coding sequence ATGTCCCCTGAAATCATAGAAAAAGAAGTCAATCGCAGGAAAACATTCGCAATCATTGCGCACCCGGATGCCGGGAAAACCACCCTGACTGAAAAATTACTCCTCTACGGAGGTGCCATCCAACTGGCAGGGGCCGTGAAAGCCAAAAAAGAAGGGAAATCCGCTACCTCTGATTGGATGGCGATGGAGAAGGAAAGAGGGATTTCCATCACATCTGCTGCCTTACAATTTGAATATAAAAACCATATCCTCAATTTACTCGACACTCCAGGCCACGAAGACTTTTCGGAAGACACCTACAGAACTTTGATGGCGGCAGATACCGCCGTCATGGTGTTAGATGCTGGAAAAGGAGTGGAACCACAAACCATCAAATTATTCCGAGTTTGTCGGGATCGTGGGATTCCCATCATCACTTTTATCAATAAAATGGATCGTCCGACAAAAGATTTGTATGCGCTCTTGGATGAAATCGAAAAAGTTTTGGGCATCAAAGCCGTTCCTGATGTTTGGCCTTTGGGAACAGGATTTGATTTTAAGGGAGTTTATGATTTAAGAGACCAACAATTGTATCTATTTGATCGGACTCCTGGAGGCAAACAAAAAGCGGGCTTTCGAATGGCAGGTCCCAATGATACAAGTCTTGACGATCAGTTTGATGAGGAAATTGTAAAGGCATTCCGTGAACAAATTGATTTGGTGGAAAATGGAATTGGACAAGTAGATAAAAATTCCTTTTTATTAGGCAAAGAAACTCCCGTATACTTCGGTTCGGCGGTAAATAACTTCGGAATCGAATTGTTTTTAAATAAATTTTTGGAACTTGCCCCAGGTCCAGACCACATTCCACTCCGTGATGGAAACTATTTAGATCCAGTGAATTCCCCTTTCAGTGCATTTGTTTTTAAGGTGCAAGCCAATATGAACAAAGCCCATCGTGATCGAATTGCTTTTTTACGAATTTGTTCTGGCGTGTTTGAAAGAGGTTTGAATGTAAACCACAACCGTTTGGATAAACCTGTGAAACTGTCTTCGAGTTTTGCTTTTTTTGGACAAGACCGAAACACAGTCGATTTAGCCTATCCTGGAGACATTATCGGTCTTGTGAATCCTGGGACCTATAAAATTGGTGATGTACTTTCTACTGGAAATACTCCTCCATTACGTCCACTTCCGAGTTTTGCTCCTGAGTTATTTGCGACCATTTCTTGTAAGGACACCTTACAATTAAAATCGTTTAAAAAAGGTTTAGACCAATTGGCAGAAGAAGGAATTTTGCATCTCTTCACCTCACGTACAATAGGCGGTGGTGTCCCTATCATTGGTGCCATGGGCAAATTACAATTTGAGGTCTTCCAAAGGCGATTAAAGGATGAATATGGAGCCGACACTTCCATTCATATTTTACCGTATGGAATTTCCAGATGGGTGAAAAAAGAAGATCGAAGTAAAATTCCATCCAATGCAAATTTAGTAGAAGATTTGTTTGGAAATATGGCTCTGTTATTTGATACAGAATGGGATATGAATTATTTTCATAAAAACAATGAAGGAATTGAACTTTTAGACAATCCTCCCTTGGAAGAATGA
- a CDS encoding PP2C family protein-serine/threonine phosphatase yields the protein MKTFLDKGRNVYSNFIYVIRTKSFYKLFLSLVLFIILPYSIIAGRMIYFEYDNALDWNQRFQLIRIQLLAIDIENQIQDQLQKEFTNPKNKLESKKNSDEIRTFCKLDSSDSKQEVFFQMVRCHFSEEEQSYFLLSDGNGYRIYPSTFIEEALLDSPFSDPNEGLFLLNSKGDFGISGFIEDDFLVSEEWKEKTKSSLQTNSNLPTLKEVRKDDLGFFLVGVPLYGLPIHLFVVSPINLVLQPILSTLKTNLTTLSGILLFTFFISFFISLKEIESKQKLKLILKEFPHAAILYDSTGNVLLENPHIEPTIQLKDVFIYQDSFVLWLKKEVLVFLKEIKDQKMEQQQLRKEELEVFTNNGENLLLEITYQIWYLEQDHQSASGALILVQDVTKKRLEFEKEMDYARDLQKKYLPSRIQIFPKLDYEILYRPLIQVGGDYYDYIDLGNNRYIFALGDVIGHGVKAAMMMTVLKVLFHQIAKTEPDPSQILLKMNEGIATHFPDPYAFVPFLFLLFDINQNFVYYGNAGHPGMVHFSKNGPECYEKLNPMFGMLPKFSPKVLEFPITKGDRFYLFTDGLKDVENFKQEKLWENELMGFFHTMENNHMSFIKQELDSKIRSFSEGKDLLDDITWIGIDII from the coding sequence ATGAAAACGTTCTTAGATAAAGGTCGAAATGTTTATTCGAATTTTATCTATGTCATTCGAACCAAATCGTTTTACAAACTATTTTTATCATTAGTTTTATTTATCATCTTACCGTATTCCATCATCGCAGGAAGGATGATTTATTTTGAATATGATAACGCCTTGGATTGGAACCAAAGATTCCAACTCATCAGAATCCAACTCCTAGCCATCGACATTGAAAATCAAATCCAAGACCAGCTGCAGAAAGAATTCACTAATCCAAAGAACAAATTGGAATCAAAAAAAAATTCAGATGAAATTAGAACATTTTGTAAACTAGACTCATCTGATTCAAAACAAGAAGTTTTTTTTCAAATGGTTCGTTGTCATTTTTCAGAAGAAGAACAATCTTATTTTCTTCTTTCAGATGGAAATGGATATCGAATATATCCAAGTACTTTCATTGAAGAAGCACTTCTAGACTCCCCTTTCAGTGATCCAAATGAAGGCCTTTTTTTATTAAATTCAAAAGGTGATTTTGGTATTTCAGGTTTTATTGAAGATGATTTTTTAGTATCTGAGGAATGGAAAGAAAAAACAAAGTCTTCTCTCCAAACAAATTCAAATTTACCAACCTTAAAAGAGGTTAGGAAGGATGACTTGGGATTTTTTCTTGTGGGAGTTCCACTTTATGGATTGCCGATTCACTTATTTGTGGTGAGTCCCATTAATTTAGTATTACAACCAATTCTCTCTACTTTAAAAACAAACCTAACTACGTTATCTGGAATCCTTTTGTTTACATTTTTCATCTCATTCTTTATCTCTTTAAAAGAAATTGAATCAAAACAAAAATTAAAATTAATTCTAAAAGAATTCCCTCATGCTGCCATTTTGTATGATTCAACTGGGAATGTTCTTTTAGAAAATCCCCATATAGAACCGACGATCCAATTGAAAGATGTTTTTATATACCAAGACTCATTCGTTTTGTGGTTAAAAAAGGAAGTATTAGTATTTTTGAAAGAAATCAAAGACCAAAAAATGGAACAACAACAGCTTCGGAAAGAAGAACTGGAAGTGTTTACAAATAATGGAGAGAATCTTCTATTAGAAATCACATATCAAATTTGGTACTTAGAACAAGACCACCAATCTGCAAGCGGAGCCTTAATTCTAGTTCAGGATGTAACTAAAAAACGTCTCGAGTTTGAAAAAGAGATGGATTACGCAAGAGACTTACAAAAAAAATACCTCCCTTCACGGATTCAAATTTTTCCAAAATTAGATTATGAGATCCTCTATCGGCCACTCATCCAAGTGGGTGGTGATTATTATGATTATATCGATTTAGGGAACAATCGTTATATTTTTGCATTAGGTGATGTCATTGGTCATGGAGTGAAAGCTGCAATGATGATGACTGTCTTAAAAGTATTATTCCACCAAATTGCAAAAACAGAACCAGATCCTAGTCAAATTCTATTAAAAATGAACGAGGGTATCGCTACCCATTTTCCTGATCCTTATGCCTTTGTACCGTTTTTGTTTCTGTTGTTTGATATAAATCAAAATTTTGTTTATTATGGCAATGCGGGCCACCCTGGAATGGTTCATTTTTCCAAAAATGGTCCCGAGTGTTATGAAAAACTAAACCCGATGTTTGGAATGTTACCTAAGTTTTCACCCAAGGTTTTAGAATTTCCAATCACAAAAGGAGATCGATTCTATTTGTTTACGGATGGACTAAAAGATGTTGAAAATTTTAAACAAGAGAAACTCTGGGAAAATGAATTAATGGGGTTTTTCCATACCATGGAAAATAATCATATGTCTTTCATAAAACAAGAATTAGATTCCAAGATCAGATCTTTTTCAGAAGGAAAGGACCTATTAGATGACATCACTTGGATTGGTATTGATATCATTTAA
- a CDS encoding LBF_2017 N-terminal domain-containing protein, whose protein sequence is MTLQNIPIQFVFFSIFLFWFWNPLFAKQIQFALVPDREDIIQYEIELWKSDVLELEIPFRVLSNPGQVNLFIPDGYEYFRIRAVAKRKVRGYWTELYEVNQFGKKKKPKETPIVKIPVKTDVLVPILTKEGNSELFLTTSQIVIVPVSIGKHFKIQYRINSGPWQKSTSPELNFLKDGSYRLEYKVTNELGVSDGMQVWEFKVDSTPPETSINFLHPTFQKNGKSFISNQNPIQIFAIDSGSGINSIRYRMTCNGAQSSDYMVWNETSWKEILSSCQKDLLLEFSAIDRLGNEEIPKKIYIQKSTKGE, encoded by the coding sequence ATGACGTTACAAAACATTCCAATTCAGTTTGTTTTTTTCTCTATTTTTCTTTTTTGGTTTTGGAATCCTCTTTTCGCCAAACAAATCCAATTTGCACTGGTTCCTGATAGAGAAGATATCATCCAATATGAAATTGAACTATGGAAATCAGATGTTTTGGAATTGGAAATTCCCTTTCGTGTTTTATCGAACCCAGGACAGGTCAATTTATTCATTCCAGATGGATATGAATACTTTCGGATTCGTGCCGTTGCCAAACGAAAGGTAAGAGGGTATTGGACTGAACTTTACGAAGTGAATCAATTTGGTAAAAAGAAAAAACCAAAAGAAACACCCATCGTCAAAATTCCGGTCAAAACGGATGTCCTCGTCCCGATCCTGACCAAAGAAGGAAATTCTGAATTATTTTTAACAACGAGTCAAATTGTAATCGTTCCCGTCTCGATTGGGAAACATTTTAAAATCCAATATCGTATCAATTCAGGACCATGGCAAAAGTCTACCTCTCCAGAACTGAATTTTTTAAAGGATGGCAGTTACCGCTTAGAATACAAAGTTACAAATGAATTGGGTGTCTCTGACGGGATGCAAGTTTGGGAATTCAAAGTGGATTCTACTCCTCCAGAAACCTCTATCAATTTTTTACATCCAACGTTTCAAAAAAATGGTAAGTCCTTTATCTCAAATCAAAATCCAATCCAAATTTTCGCAATCGATAGCGGATCTGGAATCAATTCCATACGATACCGAATGACCTGCAATGGAGCACAAAGCAGTGACTATATGGTTTGGAATGAGACATCTTGGAAGGAAATCCTTTCCAGTTGTCAAAAGGATTTACTATTGGAATTTAGTGCCATTGATCGTTTAGGCAACGAAGAAATCCCCAAAAAAATATACATTCAAAAATCGACCAAAGGCGAGTGA
- a CDS encoding 6-bladed beta-propeller, with protein sequence MRKFVTTIFLLVCTQILPLDFPNFSLGEENAKEEFKRGLTYKNLREYSAAKERFQKAVNLKKDFHLARLELSNNYYLLGEWEEALDELEILATKAKNDLLISNKIETLRLAIAGGVTEKEKIYFKTIEGDSIRGFRFRNPVDITFDEDGNFYVAGFDTSNVIKFNAAGTPISNWRGGITRKLERPVSLVYQNQKIYIADFLRDEVLIFDLNGSFLSSIGGPGKGPGQFRGPSSICFDRSGNLFVADSGNGRIQKFNSNGQFVLEISGMGNSKLINPSGITVDANKLYVVDKDKVQVHIFDGDGNTLETISKPEWKKPRNIKILENQIFLTDELTGIWTYSLLNGDWTQLPKFRDKKGVYRVLFRPFAANMDGTGSLYFVDFGKHRIDIFSQKNNLLSNLDLKIESIDTSDFPNIHIYTRVKNRGGKELVGIDRLSFRIFENDNMTPLFSLANKNKVNEKLNLAIIYENSESLKKGKLSLEDGLFPLFRSLHDTDHVAVYRAGKDSQLILRETVSLRDILAKIRDGQPEEKHNFGKASIAALKKLSMEIGPKALVYLVSKEAKEDSFYQYQKSRIVTYAKAHSIPIYVLTTNPNPSYEESWSDITSPTNGKYIYLDGEGEERELYKQFRSHLDYRYILSYKTDTNPELINRYIKIGIGVNHRGVKGRDEGGYFVPEPR encoded by the coding sequence TTGCGAAAGTTTGTCACTACTATCTTTCTTTTGGTCTGCACCCAAATTTTACCTCTAGACTTTCCCAATTTTTCTTTGGGTGAAGAGAATGCCAAGGAAGAATTCAAACGGGGACTCACTTATAAAAATTTAAGAGAGTATTCTGCCGCAAAAGAACGTTTTCAAAAAGCTGTTAATTTAAAAAAAGATTTCCATTTAGCTCGGCTTGAGCTATCCAATAACTACTATTTGTTAGGCGAATGGGAGGAAGCTCTCGATGAATTGGAAATTTTAGCCACTAAGGCTAAAAATGATTTACTCATTTCCAATAAAATAGAAACACTACGGCTTGCCATTGCAGGTGGTGTGACGGAAAAAGAAAAAATATATTTTAAAACCATTGAAGGAGATTCCATTCGTGGTTTCCGATTTCGTAATCCTGTTGATATAACATTTGATGAAGACGGAAATTTTTATGTGGCTGGATTTGATACATCCAACGTCATTAAATTCAATGCAGCAGGAACTCCAATTTCTAATTGGAGAGGCGGAATCACTCGTAAACTAGAAAGGCCAGTCTCACTTGTATATCAAAACCAAAAAATTTATATCGCTGACTTTCTTCGTGATGAAGTTTTGATTTTTGATTTAAATGGTAGTTTTTTATCTTCCATCGGCGGACCAGGCAAAGGACCTGGTCAATTCAGAGGCCCCTCTTCCATTTGTTTTGATCGATCTGGTAATTTATTTGTAGCGGATTCAGGAAATGGTCGAATCCAAAAGTTCAATTCGAATGGGCAATTTGTATTAGAAATTTCTGGAATGGGAAATTCAAAATTAATCAATCCATCTGGGATTACGGTCGATGCAAATAAACTGTATGTAGTTGATAAAGACAAAGTTCAAGTACATATTTTTGATGGTGATGGTAATACTTTGGAAACCATCTCCAAACCTGAATGGAAAAAACCTCGTAATATCAAAATTTTAGAAAATCAAATATTTTTAACTGATGAACTCACTGGTATATGGACCTACTCTCTGTTAAATGGTGATTGGACCCAACTTCCTAAATTTCGAGATAAAAAGGGTGTATATCGAGTATTATTTCGGCCATTTGCGGCCAATATGGATGGGACGGGAAGTTTATATTTCGTTGATTTTGGAAAACATAGAATCGATATATTTTCCCAAAAAAACAATCTCCTATCCAATTTGGATTTGAAAATTGAATCCATTGATACCTCTGATTTTCCCAATATTCACATTTACACTCGAGTCAAAAACAGAGGTGGAAAAGAATTGGTAGGAATCGATCGATTAAGTTTTCGAATATTCGAGAATGATAATATGACTCCCTTATTTTCACTCGCGAATAAAAACAAAGTAAATGAAAAATTGAATCTCGCTATCATATACGAAAATAGTGAATCTTTAAAAAAAGGAAAACTGAGCTTAGAGGATGGACTATTCCCCCTGTTTCGTTCCTTACATGATACGGATCACGTGGCGGTTTATCGTGCAGGAAAAGATAGCCAGCTCATCTTGCGAGAAACCGTGTCCCTCCGAGATATTTTGGCAAAAATTAGAGACGGCCAACCAGAAGAGAAACATAATTTTGGAAAGGCAAGTATCGCCGCTTTAAAAAAGTTATCAATGGAAATTGGTCCAAAAGCCTTGGTTTATTTAGTTTCAAAAGAGGCAAAAGAAGATAGTTTTTACCAATACCAAAAATCAAGAATTGTCACTTATGCAAAAGCCCACTCCATTCCTATCTATGTATTAACAACCAATCCAAATCCATCCTATGAAGAATCCTGGTCAGATATCACAAGTCCTACCAATGGAAAGTATATCTATTTGGATGGTGAAGGTGAGGAACGTGAATTGTACAAACAATTCAGATCGCATTTGGATTATCGTTACATCCTTTCTTACAAAACAGACACAAATCCAGAACTCATCAACCGGTACATCAAAATTGGAATTGGAGTGAATCATCGAGGGGTCAAAGGCCGAGATGAAGGAGGTTATTTTGTTCCAGAACCTCGTTAG
- a CDS encoding (Fe-S)-binding protein, with translation MDIGRILFHLLFTAFFVVANVVFVRAILYRLGLIFNGRPAFFNEDAKKNLNIGFRLKSFLINVILQKKNFREPVRGIMHAFVFYGFIVYTIHTTSQMIAGVFGYAMEDPYQFALPNFLFGETANHLYEQTVNYVSILVLTGLGFFAWRRWIQKAKGLDVHSPASAIVISMIATLMVTTLLGNGAKTVAATYYTHAGFIDGAIGSLWESIGVANSSADIVFQIMWWGHIITVFSFMLYVPTSKHAHLIFAPFNYFLATDTPKGQLSKLNLDDENAVWGSNRVEDFPWPNLLDGMSCIECGRCQVECPANRTGKVLNPKAIIVELKHQMLEKMPEVASARAGKTPEEAAEAVAALDTGVINSHEGLSEEALWGCTTCYACVEACPVGNNQVNAIIEMRRHLVLAESKMSPELQKAFTNMENNSNPWGVGAHTRADWADGLNVKVLSEAEDKNVDVLYWVGCAGAFDERNKKISRDFVKIMQKADVNFGILGTEEGCSGDSARRGGNEYLYQTLAQTNVDTINGYGIKKIVTACPHCYNTIKNEYPQFGGNFEVIHHSEYINQLSKDGKIDVKVADDAKTGKYTYHDSCYIGRYNNNYDNPRDVVKKVSGGKIEEAVDHHSKGLCCGAGGAQYWMEEHVDESNPESMRVNSKRTGQLLDTGATTIATACPFCITMITDGVKAAEKIDSVKVKDIAELVAENID, from the coding sequence ATGGATATCGGAAGAATTCTCTTTCACCTATTATTCACAGCTTTTTTCGTCGTGGCAAACGTAGTGTTTGTCCGCGCTATCCTTTACAGGCTCGGATTGATCTTCAACGGTCGTCCTGCATTTTTTAACGAAGATGCAAAAAAGAACCTGAACATCGGATTCCGTTTAAAAAGTTTTTTGATAAACGTAATCTTACAAAAAAAGAACTTCCGTGAACCTGTACGCGGGATCATGCACGCCTTTGTTTTTTATGGATTTATCGTCTATACGATCCATACAACAAGCCAAATGATCGCGGGTGTCTTCGGTTATGCCATGGAAGACCCTTATCAATTTGCACTACCCAATTTTTTATTTGGGGAAACTGCAAACCATCTCTATGAACAAACTGTTAACTATGTATCCATTTTAGTTTTAACTGGTCTCGGTTTTTTTGCTTGGAGACGTTGGATCCAAAAAGCAAAAGGTTTGGACGTTCACTCACCTGCTTCTGCCATTGTGATCAGTATGATTGCAACGCTTATGGTGACCACCTTACTTGGGAATGGTGCTAAGACTGTTGCGGCAACTTACTACACACATGCAGGTTTCATCGATGGTGCCATCGGAAGTCTTTGGGAATCAATCGGAGTAGCAAACTCTTCTGCGGATATCGTTTTCCAAATCATGTGGTGGGGCCATATCATCACTGTTTTCTCTTTTATGTTGTATGTTCCTACATCCAAACATGCTCACTTGATCTTTGCTCCATTTAACTACTTCCTTGCCACTGACACTCCCAAAGGACAGTTATCGAAACTCAATTTGGATGATGAAAATGCAGTTTGGGGATCCAACCGTGTGGAAGATTTCCCTTGGCCAAACCTACTCGATGGAATGTCTTGCATTGAATGCGGACGTTGCCAAGTGGAGTGCCCTGCCAACAGAACGGGTAAAGTATTAAATCCAAAAGCTATCATTGTCGAACTCAAACACCAAATGTTAGAGAAAATGCCTGAGGTTGCTTCCGCTCGTGCTGGCAAAACTCCAGAAGAAGCGGCAGAAGCAGTTGCGGCTCTTGACACAGGTGTCATCAACTCTCATGAAGGCCTTAGCGAAGAAGCACTTTGGGGATGTACCACTTGTTATGCGTGCGTTGAAGCATGCCCTGTTGGAAACAACCAAGTAAACGCCATCATTGAGATGCGCCGTCACTTAGTCCTTGCTGAATCCAAAATGAGTCCAGAACTCCAAAAAGCCTTCACCAACATGGAAAACAATTCTAACCCATGGGGAGTTGGTGCACACACAAGAGCAGACTGGGCAGATGGCTTAAACGTAAAAGTACTCTCAGAAGCAGAAGACAAAAACGTAGATGTTCTCTATTGGGTAGGTTGTGCTGGTGCTTTTGATGAAAGAAATAAAAAGATCTCTCGTGACTTTGTCAAAATCATGCAAAAAGCAGATGTGAACTTTGGTATCCTTGGAACTGAAGAAGGATGTTCGGGAGACTCGGCTCGCCGTGGTGGTAACGAATACCTATACCAAACATTAGCACAAACAAACGTAGACACAATCAACGGTTACGGAATCAAAAAGATCGTAACCGCTTGTCCACATTGTTACAACACGATCAAAAACGAATATCCACAATTTGGTGGGAACTTCGAAGTCATCCACCACTCGGAATACATCAACCAACTATCCAAAGATGGAAAAATCGATGTAAAAGTGGCCGATGATGCCAAAACTGGAAAGTATACGTATCACGACTCTTGTTACATCGGTCGTTATAACAACAATTACGACAACCCTCGTGATGTTGTGAAAAAGGTATCTGGTGGTAAAATAGAAGAAGCAGTCGACCATCACTCCAAAGGACTTTGTTGTGGTGCAGGTGGTGCGCAGTACTGGATGGAAGAACATGTAGATGAGTCCAACCCAGAAAGTATGCGTGTGAATAGCAAACGTACAGGACAACTCCTCGATACAGGTGCCACAACCATTGCTACAGCCTGCCCATTCTGTATCACAATGATCACAGACGGAGTCAAAGCTGCGGAAAAAATTGACTCTGTCAAAGTAAAAGACATTGCAGAACTTGTAGCCGAAAATATCGACTAA